In Toxotes jaculatrix isolate fToxJac2 chromosome 20, fToxJac2.pri, whole genome shotgun sequence, the following proteins share a genomic window:
- the gad2 gene encoding glutamate decarboxylase 2 — MASHGFWSLGGDNAGANTGSQSPSTPRAWCQAAAQKLSGGIGSKLCALLNVGEVEKPAETAAKQPPQTAAGNCGCNKSCNCTKAAVVFSDLYSTDLLPAMDGDTKTMTFLQEVVDILLAYIVESFDRETKVIDFHYPNELLQMNNWELQGEPATLDDILISCRATLKYAIKTAHPRYFNQLSTGLDMVGLAADWLTSTANTNMFTYEVAPVFVLLEYVTLKKMREIIGWPDGRGDGIFSPGGAISNMYAMLLARFKMFPEVKEKGMSSVPRLVAFTSEHSHFSIKKGAAALGIGTESVICIKADESGKLIPADLERRILEAKQKGFVPFFVSATAGTTVYGAFDPLIPISDICKKYNIWMHVDGAWGGSLLMSRRHRWKLDGVERANSVTWNPHKMMSVPLQCSALLVREEGLMQNCNQMHACYLFQQDKHYDLSYDTGDKALQCGRHVDIFKLWLMWRAKGTIGFEAQIDKCLELSEYLYNKIKDREGYEMVFDGKPQHTNVCFWYLPPGIRYMEDKEERKKHLHKVAPVIKARMMEYGTTMVSYQPQGDKVNFFRMVISNPAATFEDIDFLIEEIERLGQDL, encoded by the exons ATGGCATCACACGGTTTTTGGTCTCTTGGCGGAGATAATGCGGGGGCCAATACCGGGAGTCAGAGCCCCAGTACGC CCAGAGCTTGGTGCCAAGCGGCGGCCCAGAAATTATCCGGAGGAATTGGATCGAAATTATGTG CGCTGCTCAATGTCGGGGAAGTGGAGAAACCCGCCGAGACGGCCGCCAAGCAGCCGCCCCAGACGGCTGCTGGCAACTGCGGCTGCAACAAATCCTGCAACTGCACCAAAGCTGCTGTGGTCTTCTCCGACCTCTATTCAACAG ACCTTTTACCTGCCATGGACGGAGACACCAAAACAATGACCTTCCTGCAGGAAGTTGTGGATATTTTACTGGCCTACATCGTGGAGTCTTTCGACCGGGAAACGAAAGTGATTGATTTCCACTACCCGAACGAGCTGCTTCAGATGAACAACTGGGAGCTGCAGGGCGAGCCGGCGACTCTGGATGATATCTTGATCAGCTGTCGCGCTACTCTGAAATACGCCATCAAGACAG CCCACCCCAGGTACTTCAATCAGCTCTCTACAGGATTAGACATGGTTGGACTGGCAGCCGATTGGCTAACATCCACAGCCAACACCAATAT GTTCACCTATGAGGTGgctcctgtctttgtgctgcTGGAGTACGTCACTCTGAAGAAAATGAGGGAAATCATTGGCTGGCCGGACGGGCGAGGAGATGGCATTTTCTCTCCtg GTGGTGCTATTTCTAATATGTATGCCATGCTGTTGGCCCGCTTCAAGATGTTCCCTGAAGTGAAGGAGAAAGGAATGTCATCTGTTCCCAGACTGGTGGCCTTCACGTCCGAACAT AGCcatttttcaatcaaaaaaGGTGCAGCAGCTCTTGGCATTGGGACTGAAAGTGTGATCTGCATCAAAGCAGATGAAAG TGGGAAACTGATCCCAGCTGACCTTGAGAGGAGGATACTGGAGGCGAAACAGAAG gGCTTTGTGCCTTTCTTTGTGAGTGCAACTGCTGGAACAACAGTGTACGGAGCCTTTGACCCTCTCATCCCCATTTCTGACATCTGCAAAAAGTACAACATCTGGATGCATGTGGAC GGTGCTTGGGGAGGAAGTCTTCTCATGTCCAGGAGACACAGGTGGAAACTGGATGGAGTTGAGAG AGCCAACTCAGTTACATGGAACCCACACAAAATGATGTCAGTCCCTCTGCAGTGTTCTGCCCTGCTGGTCAGAGAGGAG GGTTTGATGCAGAACTGCAACCAGATGCACGCCTGCTACCTGTTCCAGCAGGACAAACACTACGACCTTTCCTATGACACCGGAGACAAAGCTCTGCAGTGTGGACGCCATGTGGACATCTTCAAGCTGTGGCTCATGTGGAGGGCCAAG GGCACCATTGGGTTTGAGGCTCAGATTGACAAGTGTCTGGAGCTGTCGGAGTACCTCTACAACAAGATCAAAGACCGAGAAGGATACGAGATGGTCTTTGATGGGAAG CCTCAGCACACCAATGTCTGCTTCTGGTACCTCCCTCCTGGGATCCGCTACATGGAGGACAAAGAGGAGCGAAAGAAACACTTGCACAAG